TCACGGTGAAGATGCTCTTCGAGGCCGACGACGTGAAGCCCGGCACCGGCGGCAAGGTCACCTTGTACGCCAACGATGTCGTGATCGGAGCCGGCGTGATCCCGCGCACGGTGCCGCTGGCCTTCTCCAGTTACGCCGGCATGGACATCGGGCGGGACAACGGCCTCGTCGTGGACCGTGACTACGAGGACCGGGCGCCGTACGCCTTCACGGGAACGATCAAGAACGTCGTCTTCGACCTGACGCCGCACACCCACGACGACGAGTCGGCCCTCCATGGGCTCACCGCCCAGGCGGGCGTGGCGCACGGGGCAGCCGGCTGAGCGAGTGACGGGGCCGCGCACCCGCGGCTGAACAGGAGGTGGTCCGCGTGGCAGGAACCAAGGTCGAGCACCCATCGATCGACGACCGGAAGAGGCGCGGCAAGCAGGCGGCCGAGCGGGCGGCGCTGGATTCGCACGGGATGTGGGCACCCAGTGCCGACCGACCCGACCCAGTTGCGCTCCTCGAGGAGCAGAACGCCACCCGAGAGCCCGACCTGGTTCCCGTGCGGCACGGGAGGATGGCCGTCTCGCCCTTCACCTTCTACCGGGGGGCGGCGAGGATCATGGCGTTCGACCTCCATGACACCCCGACCGCTGGCTTGACGGTTCAGATGTGCGGGGACGCCCACCTGTCCAACTTCGGTGGGTTCGCCTCGCCGGAGCGTCGTCTGCTGTTCGACCTCAACGACTTCGACGAGACCTTGCCCGGGCCCTTCGAGTACGACGTCAAGCGGATGGCCGCGAGCTTCACGATCGCCGCACGAAACAACGGGTTCGTGAAGGCGGACGTCCGAGAGGTGACGCGGGCGTCCGTCGCGGCTTACCGGGAGGCGATGGCCCAGTTCGCGTCCATGCGGACTCTCGAGGTCTGGTACGCACGGATGTCCGAGGACGAGGTCCTCGCCGCCGCCCGTACCTCCCCCAAGTCCAAGGCCGACGCCAAGCTGCTGAAGCGGGGGGAGCGGATCGTGGAGAAGGCGCACTCCCGCGACAGCCTGCAGGCGCTCTCGAAGCTCGCTGAACAGGTCGACGGCCGGTACCGGATCGTCAGCCAGCCACCGATCGTGGTCCCGCTGCGCGACCTCGCCGTGACCTACGGCATGTCGGCCGACGAGGTGGAGCCGGTGCTGCGTGAGCAGTTCCGTTCCTACCGGGCGACGCTGCAGGACGACCGACGCCACCTCCTGGAACGCTTCGAGTTCGTGGACGCGGCGCGCAAGGTTGTGGGTGTCGGGAGCGTCGGTACTCGTGCGTTCATCGTCTTGCTCCAGGGTCGTGACCAGGACGACCCTCTCTTCCTGCAGGTCAAGGAGGCCACCGCCTCGGTCTACGAGCACCACCTCCCGCGCAGCCGCTACAGCCAGCACGGGGAGCGAGTCGTGAACGGCCAGCGTCTGATGCAGGCGGCGAGCGACATCTTCCTCGGCTGGACCAAAGGGCTCGACACCACGCGGCACTTCTACTGGCGCCAGCTGCGCGACATGAAGGCGTCGGCGCTCGTGGAGAGCCAGACGCCGACGGCCATGGGCGTCTACGCGGGTCTGTGCGGGTGGACGCTGGCCCGCGCCCACGCGCGATCGGGCGACGCGATCGCCATCAGCGAGTATCTAGGCGACGGCGATGGCTTCGACAGCGCGATCGTGCGCTTCTCCTCCCACTACGCCGACCAGAACGAGCGCGACTACGAGGAGTTCCGCCGCGCGATCGATACGGGGCGCCTGCGCTGCCAGATGGGGCTCTGACCGGCTCAGCCGAGACGTGTGGCCAAGGACGTGACGATCTCGAGGTCCGCGTCCAGCCAGTCGACGCTGAGCAGATCCTCCCTGGCCAGCCAGCGCAGCTCGTCGTGCGCTCCCGTGGTCTGCGGAACCTGAGAGGAGGTCGCGAACCACAGCCGCATGCGAGAACCGTGGGGAAGCGGCCAGGAGCCGTCGTCCGCGCCGGGCAGCTCCGCCCCGAGCTCTGCGTCGATGCCGAGCTCCTCGCGCAGCTCCCGTCGCAGCGCGTCCTCGGGGCGCTCGCCCGGCTCGACCTTGCCGCCCGGGAACTCCCAGCGTCCCGCCAGCCCTTCCGGTCCCGTCCGCCTCGCCGCGAGGAGCACCGTCGGTGCCGACAGAGAGTCGACGAGGACCGCTCCCACGATGAGCGTCCCAGCGCCAGCCACCGTCAGACTCTAGGTGTCCCGGGGGCCGAGTCGTGACCGACGCTGTCTCGCAGGCCAGATTCGGCTGTCCCGCGGGCACGTCGATCATGGCCGAATTGGGGATGCCGGGCCGCGGGGCGCGCGCGTACGGTCGTGGCCACGCAAGGGGACCGCACACGCCGAGGGGGAGTCGCATGCACGCCAGGACGCGCCGGTTGGCCGGCATCGGGGCGGTCGGGGCCGCGGTCGTCGCGGCGCTGCTCGCAGGGCCGGCCGGCGCGTCGGCGGACACGCCCACCCCGGTCGTCGTCTTCACCGACGCAGGAGCAACCGGCGCCACCGCCCGGCTGTCCGTGGCCGCTCCCGATGGCTCCGGCGTGACGCGGCTGACGCCGTCGAACCTCTACACCTGGAGCTCGGCCGTCTCGGCCGACGGCAACACCCTGGTGCTGGGCGCCGCGATCACCACGCCGACGAAGAACGACGTCTTCGACTTCTCCACCGGTCTGGTTCTCGTGCGACGGGACGTGAGCACGGTCACCACCACCTTGCTGTCGTCGAGCTACGAGGGGACGCCCGCCGTGTCCGCGGACGGCTCGACCGTCTGGTGGCTGTACGACGGCTGCGTCTTCAAGCACGCGAACGGGACCACGACCAAGGAGTCGAGCGGCGTGTTCAGCCCTCCCAAGGGTTATGACACCTACGGCTTCGCGGTCTCGCCCGACGGAACTCAGGGGGCAGCGGTCTTCCTCAAGACGAACGCCGCCGGGGCTGCGACCGCCGGTGAGATCGTGACCCACCCGCTCGACGGCAGCTCGGGGCCGTTCGTCGACAAGAAGTACTCCGGTGGCCCGGTACCCAACCCGACCGACCTGGCCTGGGTGGACAACACCACGGTGTTCTACGCCGACCAGACCAGCGCCTCGGAGTCAGGCTTCGCCACGCACACCGTGGCCCTCTCGGCGGACGGGAAGAGCGGGACGACGGCCGACGGCCCGGCGAACTACTACAACGCCGGCAAGCTGGGCAGCGACTGGTGGATGTGGACCGACACGGGGACGGGCTCCTCGCTGGTCACCCACTGGGGCACGACCGCGGACCCGACCGTGGCTCCGTCGTCGCTGAGCGACCGGGTGGACGGCCAGCACTCCTACTCCTATCAGGCAACCGCGGCCGTCCCACCCGCGCTCGGTACGCCGGCGAACAAGGCCGGCGCCAACGCCTTCCTCGACGTGTCGACGAACGGCACGACCACCGGCAAGAAGGTCGTCTACCTCTCCCAGAACCTGTACTGGGTCCCGGTCCCGGGCACGACCTTCGCCAACGACGCGGACGAGGTCGACTACGGCGTGTTGCAGTACTCGACCGACGGTAGGAAGACCTACCGCACTCTCGCGCACACCAACGCCGACAACCCCGTCGCGTGGCCGGGCGCCTCCGGTTACTTCGGCAACGGACGAACCCAGGCGTTGACGCGCAACACCTGGTTCCGCTGGCACTACCTCGGCGACCTGTTCACCAAGGCCGGGTACAGCAATGTCCAGGAGGTGTCCGTCAGCCCGACGGTGAAGCTCTCCGTGGCCAAGTCGGGGAGCCGCCGCACGATCAGCGGCAAGGCGGCCCGCCAGGGCGGCAAGGCGACGCTGTACCGGATGTCCGGCGGTCACAAGACCAAGATCGCGACGGTGAAGCTGACGTCCAAGGGCGGGTTCAGCTTCGGCAAGCGTTCCCTGGCCAAGGGGACCTATGAGGTCGTCGTCGCCGCGGACAAGTCCTGGGCAGCGAGCACGAAGACGCTCAAGATCTGACCGTTCGAGGGTTGCTGCAGACGGGTGCATTCCCACAGCGGCTCCCTCAAGGCAAGTTGGCGCCGAGTCGAAGCATTCGGTTACGGTGCTTGGAGGGGCACGTCCTGACGCATGTCGGCCGGCGGGCACCGGGGGTCACGACGAACGACCGACCGCAGGCCACCTGGCCGGCACGGAAGGACAGACATGACCGCTCCTCGGCGATCCGCCACGCCCAAGGCGACCACCCAGCACCGGACCGTCAGGTACCGGTGGGCCGTGTGCGCGGCTCTGCTCACGGTCGCGGTCGTCGTCTCCGGGGGTCTGTTCGCGCCAGCGGACGCCACGACGCGCTGGCAGTCCGGGGTGTACACGAGCACGTGCGGCAAGTCCGCCGTCAAGACCTTCGGCTCATGGCGGCACGCCCGCGTGGAGCGCACCTCCGGATACATCTCGACCGGCACGTGGGCCCAGTTCGCCAAGTTCGCAGGGCTGGGTCGGTGCCTCAGCCAGGACGGCCTGCCGATGACGCTGTCCGTCGCGATGCTGCCCGGCAGCGGCGGCGACCTCGCGGATGGTGCCAAGGGCGCGTACAACTCCTACTGGGCCGCTTTCGGGCGCAACGCCGTGAGGTACGGCTACTCCCACGCCACGCTTCGGATCGGCTGGGAGATGAACGGAGCCTGGTTCAAGTGGAGCGCGACCAAGGATCCCGTGCACTGGAAGGCGTACTGGCGCCAGATCGTCCGCACCCTCCGCAAGGTGCACGGCCAGCACTTCACCTACGAGTGGTCGCCCGGCCTCGGCGAGAACTCCACCGGCTTCCAGGCGGCCAAGGCCTATCCAGGCAACGCCTACGTCACCTACGTCGGCGCGAGCGTCTACGACGTCTGGTACGGCTCGCCGTCGGCTAGCCCCGCGAAGCGCTGGGCGAGCCTGGTCCGTGAACCGTACGGCCTCGGGTGGCTGGCCCGCTTCGCCAAGACCCACCACAAGCGGATCGGCATCTCGGAGTGGGGCCTGGCCAGCTCCAGCAGCTTCGGCGGCCACGGTGACGGCGACGACGCCTACTTCATCACCCACTTCTACGCGTGGATGAAGCGCAGCAACGTCGCTTACGAGGTGTACTTCAACCGGCAGCACCAGGGCAACGACCACCGGCTCGCGGTCGGTGCCCAGACCAACGCGACCTTCACCAAGGCCGCCGCCGCCTATCGCAGGACCTTCGGCGGGGTCTGACCCTCACGACCCGTCCTGGACCTGCCGTCCGCTCTCCGGGCGGGTTGGTCCGGCGTGGACGCCTCGTTCACCGAGGGGTCGTGCATGGAGGGGTCGTGCATGGAGTGGTCGTGCATCGAGTGGTCATGGTGAGCATGCACGTCGGGCTCGCCGTTCATCATCGACAGCATCTCGCGCCCGCCGGTGCGCAGGAAGCGCCAGAGCAGCACGGCGGCGAGGGCGAGGAAGGCGATGTTGAGCCACGTCGTGTAGTTCCAAGAGATGTGCGGTTCGAGCACCGTCGCGTTGCGCTCGGTCGGCGTGAGATGCAGCAGGGCGAAGATGCCCTCCACCGCGTAGCCGGCCGTGACCATCGATACATAGAAGGTGGCCAGGAGGAACAGCATCATCCGCGTGCCGTAGTACTTCCGATAGATGACGAGGATCGGCAGGATGATCAGGTCGGCGAAGATGAAGGAGACCACGCCCCCGAAGCTGATCCCGCCGTTCCAGAGCACGGCCGCGAGCGGGACGTTGCCGATCGAGCAGACGAAGGTCAGGACCGACACGACCGGTCCGACCAGCGGACCCCAGACCGCGGACCAGAAGGGGTGATCGACGAAGAAGAAGCTCTGCCAGAACGTCTCCGGGACCCATGCCGCGACGGCGCCGGCGATGAGCAGCCCGGCAGCGATGTCGCGGATCACCGCGGCCCACTCCATGACGAAGACGTGCGACGTCGAGGTGAAGCCTGCGGGGGAGCGCAAGCGCTGCCACACACTGCCCTCACCCCGGACGCTCATGTCCATCGCGGCGTGACCCTCCATCGATCCCGCGACTCCACGGTCGGCCTGCACCCGGGCGTCCTTCAGGAGTCGCTGGCGCAGGAACAGCCGGAAGAGCAGCGCGAGGACGACGATCATCAAGGGCCCGCCGACGAACTCGGCGGCGGTGAACTGCCAGCCGAGCAGGACCACCATGATGATGCCGAGCTCGATGACCAGGTTGGTGGAAGCGATCTCGAAGGCCATCGCGGCCGCGAAGTCAGCCCCCTTGCGAAACAGCGACCGAGCCAAGGCGACCGCGGCATAGGAGCAGGACGACGAGGCGGCGCCCAGCCCGGTCGCCGCGGCCAGGCTGCGCGGTCGGTCGCTGCCGAGCAGGCGGGTGACCGCGTCGCGACGTACCACCGCCTGGACGGCCGCGGACAGCGCGAAGCCGAGGATCAGGGCCCAGAGGATCTGCCAGGTCATCGCCGCCGCGACCTGCAGCGCGTGCACGAGCGCGTTCCAGAGGCTCATCGGGGGCCGGCGCGGCTGTCGGTGATGGTCAGCAGTTGCCGCAGGCAGTGCTCGACCAGCTGGTGGGGGAAGCCGTCCGCGAGCCGGTAGCGGAGCACCCGGCCGTCGCGCTCGAAGCTCACCAGGCCCGCGGTGCGCAACAACTTAAGCGCATAGGAGACCGCGTCCTCCGAGACACCCAGGACGAGGGCCAGATCACCCACGCACAAGGTGTCGACGCTGCCGAGCGCCATGAGCACCCGCGAGCGCACCGGGTCAGCGACGAGGCCCAGCAGGTCCGCGAGGCGGCGCGCGTCGGGCGCGGAGATGCTCGCGGCGCGGGCCTCGGCGACCGCCGCGGGGTCGACCGGCGACGGCAGTGGGGTCGTCTGCACATCCGTACGCTCGCACGGGCATCCGGATGTGTCAAAGGCGGGAGTGGACGTGAGAAGGACGGCCCGGAAGTGGTTCTTGCGTGTTCGCCACGCGGGGGGCCACCGATAGATCGTGCAGCCCCAACCTCATCACAATCGCCACTCCCGTGGCCGTCCACTCATGAGTGTGCCGCTGGTCGAACCCCGGCGGTACGGTCCAAAGTCCCTACCGTCGGCGCGGAAGTTGCTACGGTCTCCGCGACCGGCCCCAGCAGTCTCGTGGAGGAGACCGATGAGCGAGCAGACCCCCGCCCAGCCCGAGACCGAGGGTGGCGCCGAGAACGCCCAGGCCGCGGAGGAGGAGTACGAGGTCGTCCAGACTGACGTCACCTCCGTCGCCGACGACGGGACCGTGGTCTCCGAGGACGTGCTCGCCATCCTCGACGAGGACGGCAACACGGTCGCGGTCGACGACTTGGTGACCGTCGAGGCCCCCGACGGCAGCGCGGCCTTCGACGAGGTGTTCTCCGTGGTCGACGAGGAGGGCAACCTCGTTCCCGTCGACGAGACGGTGGGGGTCCTCGACAGCGAGGGCAACGTCAGCGTCGTGGAGGCGGAGCTCACCGACGACGAGGGTGAGGGCGACGAGGGCTCGGCGGAATCCGAGACCTCGAAGTAGCCCGCGGCGGCTCGGCGGCCTCAGCCCCTGGGCTCCTGCGAGATCCGGATCATGTTGCCGGAGGGGTCGCGGAAGGCGCAGTCGCGTGCCCCCCATGGCTGGTCCATCGGTTCCTGGAGCACCTCAGCCCCCGAGGCGCGGACCCGCTCGAAGGTGGCGTCGATGTCGGGGGAGCTGAAGATGACCGCGTTCAGCGACCCCTTGACCAGGAGGGCCTGGAGGGCGTCACCGTCCTCCTTGGAGCGTCCGGCGTGCGGCTCGACGAGCACGATCTCGACGCCCGGCTGCGGCCGCGGCGTCAGGGTGAGCCACCGGAAGCCGTCCATGGCGACGTCGTTGCGCAGCTCGAGTCCGAGCACGCCGCGATAGAAGGCCAGCGACTCGTCGGGGTCCTGGACGGTGACGAAGCAGTGCGAGAGCGAAAGGTCCATGCCGCCAGCGCCTTCGCGCGTTCGATGCGCCGGGTGATCAGATAGGAGTACGGCGTCTCGCCGTAGGCGGCCTTGAACTGTCGCGAGAAGTGCGCCGGCGACATGAGGGCGGTCCTCGCCATGGCCGGGACGTCCAGCGGGCGGGCGTACTCCCGGTCCATGAGGTCACGCGCGCGCCGCAGGTGCCGCAGATTGGCGATCTCCCGCGGCGTCATGGGCCGAGCCGACGACCGGGCCTTCGCCGAGCCGGGCTCCTGCCTCCCAGGAACTGCACAGACGAGGTCACGTAGCCTCGCCCGGATGAGCGCGGGCGTGCTGGTGGCCATGACCACCTTCCGGGACGTCCAGACCGCCTTCGCGGGCTACGCCTACGCTGCCGCCCTCGTGCTCGTCGGCATCATCGCCTATCGGGGTGCCCCGCTCGCGCTGACCGCACTCGTGGTGATGGCGCTGGCCTGGTTCGGCATCGACACCCTGTGGGAGGGCCCGGTCGTCGTCCGGCTGACCGTGCACCACGGGATCACCCTCGCCGACTCGGTCGGGTTCCTCGCCCTCGCGGCGGCGGGCTGGATCGCCTGGCGTCGGCGGAGAACCTGACCGCTGGGGCGGCCTCGTGCCCTAGCGTGACCCGCAGCCCGAAGGGGGGTTCGCGGTGACCCAGCCGGTCGACGTGTGGGAGGCGCTCGCCGCCCGCCTGGACTGGTCGCTGCGCCGCCCCAAGGTCGCGCCGGACATCGAGTACGGCGCGGTGGAGGACACGCGCGGCGAGCCGTACGTCATGGTCGCCAACCCGCGCGACCTCGTGCACTTCCGCCTCAGCGTCCCCGAGGTCGACGTCATGCGGGCGATGGACGGGACCCGCACCATCGGCGACCTCGTCGTCGAGCAGCTCGAGTCCGGCGGCGGGCTCGACCTGACCCGTGTCGTGGACCTCGTGGCGAGCCTGGAGTCCGGCGGCTTCCTGGTCGACGCCGGCATCGACGTCGACAAGGCGCTGAGTCGGGCCCTGTCCCCGGTCACGTGGCGCTCGCGCCTCAACAACGCCATGTCCACCATGACGGTCCAGTGGTCGCATGCGGAGCCGATGGTGCGATTCCTCTACCGGTACGCGCTCCGCTACGTCTTCGCGCCCGTTGGTCTCGCGCTCTGCGCCGTCATCGCGGTCCTCGGCTTCGCCGCCTTCTTCGCCGTCGCCGACCGAGGCACCTATCACCTCACCAACCGCCACCTGGGGCTGGCCTTCGCCGTCCTCGTCCTGCTCGACCTCGTCATCGTGTTCATCCACGAGCTCGGCCACGCGGCGGCGCTGATCCATTTCGGCCGACGGGTCAAGGGCGCTGGCGTGCGCATCTACTTCGGCACGCCGGCCTTCTTCATCGAGTCGTCGGACGCGCTGATGCTCCCCCGAGGGCGACGCATCCTCCAGGCCGGCGCCGGTCCGGGCCTCGAGCTGGTGGGGACGTCGATCGCGGCGATCCTCCTCTGGTCCTTCCCGGACGGCGGCGCTGCCCTGACCCTCTACCAGTTCGTGCTCATCAACTACTTCGTGCTGTTCCTCAACGTCATCCCGCTGCTGGAGCTGGACGGCTACTGGATGCTGTCGGACTGGTTGCGGATGCCCGACCTGCGGCCGGACTCGCTGGCCTTCGTGCGCTATGACCTGTGGTCCAAGCTCCGCCACCGTGAGAGCTTCAGCAGGGGAGAGCTCGGCCTGGCCGCGTACGGGACGCTCGGCGTCGCCTTCACGATCTGGGCGCTGGTGTCCGCCCTCTACTTCTGGCGAAAGATCTTCGGCAACACGGTGCTCGGGATGATCCACGCCGGACCGGCGGGCTGGATCGGCCTCGCCCTCCTCGTGCTGCTCCTCGCCGGACCGGCGCTTCGTGCGCTCGGCCTGGCGGTGCTCGCCCTGGCGCGTGCCCTCCGGCGTCGCTACCGGGCGGTCCGTTTCCGGTGGGAGACGTCCTGGCGGGTCGACGCGGCGGAGCTCATCGACGACTCGGCGGTCTTCGGCGACCTGCCGGTCGAGGTGCTCAACGACCTGGCCGGCCGGGTCGAGCTCCTGCAGATCGGGCGGGGCCAGCCGGTCTTCCGTCAGGGCGAGCGCGCCCTCGCCTGCTACGTCGTGCGCTCGGGGACCCTCGAGGTCGTCGAGGAGGCACCGGACGAGGGGCCCGTCAGGACGCTGCGCGCGCTGGTCCGCGGCGACACCTTCGGAGAGCTGGCGCTGCTGCAGGGCTCGGTGCGCACCGCAACCGTCCGCGCGACGTCGGACGCCGAGGTGTACGTGCTCGGCAAGAGTGCCGTGGACCGACTGCTCGCCGACGTGGCGACGTTGCCCGAGTACGTCACGACCTGGCAGCAGTGCGCCGACCTCGCGGCGCTGCCGGCCTTCGAGCACCTCGACCCGGGACGACTGACCGAACTCGTCCAGCGCGGGCGGTGGATCGACGTCGCGCCGGGTCAGGCGGTCGTCCGCCAGGGGGAGGAGGGCGACGCCTTCTACGTCGTCAGCCGCGGCCAGCTGGCCGTCGACGAGGACGGCCACGAGGTGCGTACGCTCCACGCCGGAGACCATTTCGGGGAAGTGGCCCTGCTGCTCGACATCATGCGTACGGCAACGGTCCGGGCGGTCACGCCGTCGCGGGTGTTCCGACTGGAACGAGAGGACTTCGACGTCATGCTCGCCGAGGAGTTCCGTCGCGGAAGGCTGCACGGCCACACGCCCGAGCGCTATGTCTGGGACCACTGATGGACTGCT
This DNA window, taken from Actinomycetes bacterium, encodes the following:
- a CDS encoding VOC family protein — its product is MDLSLSHCFVTVQDPDESLAFYRGVLGLELRNDVAMDGFRWLTLTPRPQPGVEIVLVEPHAGRSKEDGDALQALLVKGSLNAVIFSSPDIDATFERVRASGAEVLQEPMDQPWGARDCAFRDPSGNMIRISQEPRG
- a CDS encoding DUF2252 domain-containing protein: MAGTKVEHPSIDDRKRRGKQAAERAALDSHGMWAPSADRPDPVALLEEQNATREPDLVPVRHGRMAVSPFTFYRGAARIMAFDLHDTPTAGLTVQMCGDAHLSNFGGFASPERRLLFDLNDFDETLPGPFEYDVKRMAASFTIAARNNGFVKADVREVTRASVAAYREAMAQFASMRTLEVWYARMSEDEVLAAARTSPKSKADAKLLKRGERIVEKAHSRDSLQALSKLAEQVDGRYRIVSQPPIVVPLRDLAVTYGMSADEVEPVLREQFRSYRATLQDDRRHLLERFEFVDAARKVVGVGSVGTRAFIVLLQGRDQDDPLFLQVKEATASVYEHHLPRSRYSQHGERVVNGQRLMQAASDIFLGWTKGLDTTRHFYWRQLRDMKASALVESQTPTAMGVYAGLCGWTLARAHARSGDAIAISEYLGDGDGFDSAIVRFSSHYADQNERDYEEFRRAIDTGRLRCQMGL
- a CDS encoding metalloregulator ArsR/SmtB family transcription factor, which gives rise to MQTTPLPSPVDPAAVAEARAASISAPDARRLADLLGLVADPVRSRVLMALGSVDTLCVGDLALVLGVSEDAVSYALKLLRTAGLVSFERDGRVLRYRLADGFPHQLVEHCLRQLLTITDSRAGPR
- a CDS encoding glycosyl hydrolase; protein product: MTAPRRSATPKATTQHRTVRYRWAVCAALLTVAVVVSGGLFAPADATTRWQSGVYTSTCGKSAVKTFGSWRHARVERTSGYISTGTWAQFAKFAGLGRCLSQDGLPMTLSVAMLPGSGGDLADGAKGAYNSYWAAFGRNAVRYGYSHATLRIGWEMNGAWFKWSATKDPVHWKAYWRQIVRTLRKVHGQHFTYEWSPGLGENSTGFQAAKAYPGNAYVTYVGASVYDVWYGSPSASPAKRWASLVREPYGLGWLARFAKTHHKRIGISEWGLASSSSFGGHGDGDDAYFITHFYAWMKRSNVAYEVYFNRQHQGNDHRLAVGAQTNATFTKAAAAYRRTFGGV
- a CDS encoding cyclic nucleotide-binding domain-containing protein, which encodes MTQPVDVWEALAARLDWSLRRPKVAPDIEYGAVEDTRGEPYVMVANPRDLVHFRLSVPEVDVMRAMDGTRTIGDLVVEQLESGGGLDLTRVVDLVASLESGGFLVDAGIDVDKALSRALSPVTWRSRLNNAMSTMTVQWSHAEPMVRFLYRYALRYVFAPVGLALCAVIAVLGFAAFFAVADRGTYHLTNRHLGLAFAVLVLLDLVIVFIHELGHAAALIHFGRRVKGAGVRIYFGTPAFFIESSDALMLPRGRRILQAGAGPGLELVGTSIAAILLWSFPDGGAALTLYQFVLINYFVLFLNVIPLLELDGYWMLSDWLRMPDLRPDSLAFVRYDLWSKLRHRESFSRGELGLAAYGTLGVAFTIWALVSALYFWRKIFGNTVLGMIHAGPAGWIGLALLVLLLAGPALRALGLAVLALARALRRRYRAVRFRWETSWRVDAAELIDDSAVFGDLPVEVLNDLAGRVELLQIGRGQPVFRQGERALACYVVRSGTLEVVEEAPDEGPVRTLRALVRGDTFGELALLQGSVRTATVRATSDAEVYVLGKSAVDRLLADVATLPEYVTTWQQCADLAALPAFEHLDPGRLTELVQRGRWIDVAPGQAVVRQGEEGDAFYVVSRGQLAVDEDGHEVRTLHAGDHFGEVALLLDIMRTATVRAVTPSRVFRLEREDFDVMLAEEFRRGRLHGHTPERYVWDH
- a CDS encoding (deoxy)nucleoside triphosphate pyrophosphohydrolase, whose amino-acid sequence is MAGAGTLIVGAVLVDSLSAPTVLLAARRTGPEGLAGRWEFPGGKVEPGERPEDALRRELREELGIDAELGAELPGADDGSWPLPHGSRMRLWFATSSQVPQTTGAHDELRWLAREDLLSVDWLDADLEIVTSLATRLG